atgtcaaaattttaaaaataaatctcacAGCATCTAACACTTTAAAGTGGTTGTCATAAGATGATTTTAATTCCATTACAAAAAAACATGCGATTAGGAAACAGTATTTACAATTTATAAAGAAACATATTTAGCTCTCTGCCTGCATAACACTTATAAATATGATTTacataataaaataaatatgtaaaattaCCAACTCAGCATGGGTTTTAGTTTGTTAAAAAATGCACGGCATTCTAGATTGCATCACTTTTGACCTCAGTGTTCCTGTGTTAAATCGCCCTGCATGGCGTCACACCGTTAACTAATGGGAAAAGGAATGCTTCCGTCCGCATTTTATCTTTCTGCGATCCAATCCATGACAACCGGTATTTCTTTCTGCTCCTCTTTCTGTCACCTTTAATTAAACAATCCAGTGCTTTCCACCACGTTGAATGTTAATTTTGTGTCCTTGCAGGTTATGTTGTGAGAGGTTGTGAGGTTACAAAAGGCAAAGGCTGCCCGCCTTTCCTCACCGTGGACTTTGCCTTCTTTTCCTCGCCTAAAGTCTCGTCAGTCCCACTGTGGGGATATTTTAGCTCTCGCTGCTCAACATCCCCAGTAATTTACTAACCTCCAAGCCCTGTTGCTGGGCCATCTTCTGTATATCGAATCCCATGTGCATTAGAAATTGTATGACAGTCATCTCCTGACCTGTGTACTGGTCTCTGATGGTGGGGCAGGTCGGGTTACAGTGTGGCCAGTGGCAGCTGTCGGTCAGATGAATGGGACATCCCTTCAGGGAATTCTTGCCATTCTTGTTGCTGTCTTGCAGACTCCTGTCCCAGCAGTGCAATGCCCGGGGTAGGGAGACTCCTTTGACTTGAAGGTTCAACCAATAACTAAAAACAAGACATGATAACTGGTGCTGTATGAACAGGAAGCATTCTAGTCAACAACAACGTGAACCACAATTCTCAAGTTCacctaagtaaaaacacaatgcgggagaaactcagcaggttgaacagtacactttatattagcaaagataaaggtacataagcaatgtatctttatctctgactTGAGCATTTAATCAGGGAATTAACAAAATttaggcaggcatccaaacaaaatggtggggatgggaggggcagggggaggagcacagtcccacagacaggaggtaataggtggatgagggagggagggcacagaagCAAGCAAGGgaaggggggtggctctgtgaatggagtggagagctggaggaaagaagacacagGGATGGGGAAGATAGGGTGTACAGGGTAGCAGAAACCCgataagtcaatgttaatgccattcatttGGAGAGTGACAAGACatttgctggcatgtctgtccatggcctcatgcactgccaaaccaaggccgcCTGTAAGTTGGAAGAGCAacatttaattttccatctgggcactcttcaaccatatggcattaacattgacttctcctttTTCTGCTAACCCACTCCCTGTTCTTCTCCATCACTTCCCTGTCCTCCaggtctccacccccttccctttccattcacagagccattccttacTGGTATccactccctcccttatccacctattacctcctgcctgtgggaccgcaCTTCACCCCCTTCTCCTACCCAcctccattttgtttgggcgcctgcctacattttgctcgtaccttgatgaagggctcaagcccaaaatgtatctttatctttgcaatataaagtacaccgattgacctgctgagtttctccagcatcgtgttttaacttcaaccacagcgtctgcagacttgtgtgtttcTTCCTCCTCATTTCCACCTTCCTGACACCTGTTCTCTTTGATGAATGTTGAGCGATCTTTTCTCATGCAGTGTTAATGGATTGAGCCCTGAGCAACAGTCTGTCAAAAAATTCATGGGAAAAAAGTATGAGGGGTGTTAATGCATTTTAAGAGAATGTAGCTAACCAATTGTACAAGGAAGGAGAAGGTAATAGGAATGATGGAGAGAACTGTCAGTAGGATCATTTAGAGGATCCAGTTATATGtatttatcatttttattataaatgaattatatttgggggagggggggggaaagatgctTCAAAATGACAAATCTTGTCAGTCCCCTCTTCAGGAGCTTGGGTTCGATCCCAACCTTGGgtgctgactgtgtggagtttgtacattctcctttcTGGCTCCTCCGGTTtcccccacatcccaaagactcgTGAGGGTTGGTATCTATTCACTGAAAATGGCCCCAGGCAACCAGAGGGTGGTAGAATCTGAGGCGAGGTGATGGgtatgttggggggaggggggggagaggctgGTGAGAATGGCAACACTTTGCGAGCCAGCATGGGTCAGATAGCCAGCAAAGCCTCCTTATAAATCATCAGGAAGTGTGAGGATGTAAGAAACAGGCACAGCAGGGAATGTTACAGCTCCCTCAAGCCCATTGCATCACACTGAACACATCTCAGCCTCAATTCTACCTtcctgcctgtttccccataacccttgctTTTCCCAGTCTAAAAAACAACCACAGCACTGAACCTCCATATTTGTTGGGGGTACAGAATTCCAAAGATCTATAACTCCCTGAGCAAACAAAAATCTACCTTACCTCAGTCCTTAAATGCTGCAGAATGCATTTTCCCCTTACATACTACCTCACTGGAAGAACAATCTTCTCCTTCACTGACCCCGTCAACTTCCTGAATCAGTACTTGATATCAGATCTCAATCTTCCACAAAAGGGCTCAGTCCAATATGCTGAATCTTTCCTCAAATACTATTCTTTAATTCATGGAATTAATTTACTAAACAGAGATAGATCTCTCATCATATCTGGTCACCTCCACAGGTCGCTTCTATGCAAGATTCCCATGAACATTTTCCTCAATATcatttctatttctttctcctCAATGTGCAGTTAGCTGTCCCTCCTTCCATTCTGACTTAGGGCTTTAACTCGACGTGATAACTTGTGCCTCTCTCTCTCGAAAGATACTGCCTGTCCTACCAAGAGTTTCCAGTACGTCCTGTTTGGATTTCGGATTTTCAGTatctccaataattttttttaaatgattgccTCTTTTCCATTCTTTGTTAATTCAAATCATCCTTTCCTCGGATTTTCAAATCATGAACTCTTTTTTTCTTAGTATCTCCAGATGATTAAAACTTGCTTGTTCTCCTATCATCACGACCTCCCAATTAATCCCAGCTAACACCCTCTCCAATTCTTATCTCTGCCCTTTTTCTGAGGAAATACAACTCACACTTCCAGGCCTTAGTTTTAAACATGGTGTTCTACTAATGCCAGAGTgtaagatgctgcatgaccttgaAGATTTAATTTTAACTTCTTTTTTGTCACAACATATCTCGTACATTGAAAATGGTTCTTCTGCGAACAGACTAACAGGTATTCCCTGACGTTCaaacagccatgtaaagagcagaGAGGATTGCAATCAAAAAGAAAGATTCATTGgctcaagcaagggcagcatgagagcactgctgtggggttcattcaggagcctgatggctgtgggaaagaaactgtctttaacctgttggtgtgaaacacaaaagttttcagacactgtgattgtagaaaaaaaacaaatgctggaggaactcagcaggtcttgcagcgtccaaagGAGGATAAGAtaagacatttcaggcctgagctcttcttcaaggttaggactcaggcctaaaacattggctatatactgtatctttaccttctctggatgctgcgagacctgctgagttcctccagcgtttctgcgCTGTTAGTGCATGCTTTCAGTCTCTTTAGCATTTTCCTCAACAGGAAGAGGGAGAGGCGAATGTATCCAGGGTGTGACAAGTCCTTCAGTGTGTtagctgcctttcctaggcagtgggagaGATAGATGGAGTCTGTGGAGGGGATTAATTACCGGTACATGCTTTTCATTTAGTTTACAACCACAGCCAGCTGCCAAAAATCTCCCTCTGAGCCAAATCAGGGTGGTTTACATCGCTTTGAATCAATGGGGATTGGAAGAGTGATCGACAGTTCAGTGCAACACTTAAAGTATACTGATTTGTTGCTGGCACACTTTTGAGCAGGATTTTAACAACATTAGCAAGCAGAATTTAACCAATTCAATTGTTAATAAAACTATGTATTCAATAAAGGTCTTCCTTTCCCCTAGTTTCTGCCTTACCTTTTTGTGATAACTTCGTGAGACAAGCAAGCAGGTGCAAAAACTGCCCTAAagtcaaaaatatattttgaatcaATGATGGAACAATATAAATATTGTACAGTTCAAATAAAGCACTCAGTGGTTTCAGCTTCATCAGCtttcaggagtatcaaagccagtaccaccaggatgaggaacagctagCTTAcgaagggcagtgagaatgctgaacgaccaaaggaactgctcactaaccaccaagactctcatattcatgaaacaatgtctatttatttattcatttgtatagctgtatacttatcctgcatatgtattgtttgtctgtatgtgtgtttcatctggttgtgtgtctgcaggtttttgcaccaaggattggagaatgttgtttcgttgggttgcacttgtacaatcagatgacaataaacttgatttgattttTCAAATGAATGCATTGCCTTGATATCTGGAGACTGGAGACgctagaatctgaagcaaaacaatctgctggaggaactcggcgggTTGAGTAGTATCTGAAGGAGAAAAGGAATGGCCAATGATTCAGGTTGAAACCCTTCATAAAAATTGAGAGTGCGAGGGGAGAGAGCCTATTTAATGAGGACAGGATGGGAGGAGTTGGATAGGGGCTGGTGGcccagggagggatggaagatGATGGACAGATAGGGAGGGTGAATGGAGGAGTTGGGAGACAGAGGCAATAGACTGGCAGTGTTCAAGAGTTGTGAGGCAATATTGCAGCTCATGaaaacatttagaatattgtattcatttctggtcacatcattacaggaaggatatgggtacgatggagagggtgcagtggagatttaccaagacgttgcctggattggagaacatgtcttatgaggcaatactgacagagctggggcttttctctttggagtaatgaaGGATCAGAGGTGATTTCATAGAGTTATATAATAATGAAgtgcaatagcaaataccagaagacatcagtataaggtgagtgaaggaaaatTTAGGGAAGGTATCAGAGCTATATTTTTAATTCAAGAGAGTGGTGTGTGCCAGGGGTttgtggtagaggctggtacaaaagaaagagaaatagagggttatgtgtgtgaggtAAGGAAGGATGAGATTTTTGGGATACAataacaaatgtgctggagaaactccgtagGTCACGCAACTTTGCTTCCTACGGACGATATATgatctgctgtttctccagcacttttgtgtattgaactacaatcatagcatctgcagacttttctgtttaactgTTTACATGGGTTGGTGTCACATCGTGAGCTGAGGGGGAtattctgtgctggaatgttccatgATCTATGctggacaaagggagagagaggcaggagAATGACGCAGGGGGGTGGGGTCAGGTGAAGGAAGTCACCGTACAGGGAGAAgccggaggagggggatggaggatGGTGGAATTTGACAAGTAGAGAAGGTGATAGAATGGCAGTGTTCAAGAGTTGTGAGGCAACCCTTCCTCACCTTTCTTCATAaacctaatgtatgcttccttcttcttcttcaacaGCTGTCTCACCATACCCTATCCTTTCTCAAGCAAGGAGATCAGATGCATTCAGTACTCCGGGatgccccttgtgattttatgtaCTAAAGTTTCTTGCTGGCTTGAAGACACATGTCAAGTGCAAGGTTCCAACCTTCTGAATCCGAGGGTTTGTTACCTCTGCACCAACAAAGTCCTGCAGCTttttgggaatctcacacaaaTGACCACCAGGTGTCGCTCCATTAAGGTGTGTGCAAAGATGGATGAAATCTCCATTTCCCCAAGACACAGGAGCAAGATTacatccctctgcctccagagTTTCAGGCACAGAAACAAGGTAGAAACCTGCTTCCAAACCCCCCACCTCAGGAAACTGGTCCATACCAAGGCATTCAGTTGTTAATGAGAAATTTCCCCTGATTTACTAAGGACTCACCGATACAGTGGGGGTTCAGCATCTGTGAGGTTCTTTCACTGAAGGACTCCTGTTAATTTTCCCTGGGCCACAGTAAGACAAATAGATGCCCCACCCCAAACTCCCCAACCAAATCATCCGACAATCAAATAGAATGCACCACTTCTAATTAGTCCATGAGCCTACTTATAACATTGTCCCAAACTGAACCACAGCATGCGAGGATCTATAGAGGGGTGCTACACTTACGGAACATCTTTCAGAGTGTTCTTCAGCTCTCGGCCCAGGTTCTGAATGTAGTTCCACTGGCCTTCTTGAACTGGTTGTCCAGTGAGATGAACATTATCGACTGTGAGCTGCGCTTCATCAAACAGCCACTGAACCACGAACATCGGGCCTGCGATTACAAATCGTGGTCAGGATTCTTGGGACTTTGCTACAGATCACCCTCCCTCTGAACTCTACAAGTATCTCACCCTTCATTGGGAACACATCAGGAGAATCTGAGATTGAATCTGACTATGCCCAATCAGGTGCAACTAACTCACTCCACATTAGTTATTGCTATACCGACACTCTGCCACCAACTACCAGGTTTCTTGGACTTTAACCATTGGAATAATGCAGAATGAAATgaatcattcagcccatcatactTATGCTGGTGGCTTTCACATAAGCCCTTCCTCTCCAGCAACTCAACCTAAACATCTTGctctcttggaaaagcagccaatatctaaaaaaaatgtaccaTCCCACTAAGAccactcgtaaattggaggaacaacactttatttttcgtctgggcactctccaaccagatggcattaacattgatttctccggtttctgctagcccactctccatttccctcccctccctttccccttctttcctccacctctccattcacagagccatctctctTTCCTCTGCTTGATGGTatgccctcctccctcccttatgcacttattacctcctgcctgtggaacaGTGctgctcctcctgccccttcccccactattttgttcgggcacctgcctgtaTTTTTCTATGCCTGTATTTCAAACCCGAAATGTTGGATGTGTATCTTTATGTTTGCTTcataaaggactctgtttgacctgctgagtttgacctccagtgttgagtttttacttcaaccacaacgtctgcagactttcgtgatttacattttaaaaaaactcataGCATTCGGGCCacactctcctccccctcctcccattgggaaaatgataagattcatgagtgtgaaaTCACGCACCACTAaactcaaggacagtttcttttctgctggttaatgcaatgctgttacagtgccagcgaacaGGGTtttaatccagtgctgtctgtaagcggtttgtacgttcttcccacatctacgtgggtttccttcgggtgctccggtttcctcccacccttcaaaacatacagatttgtACATTAATTTGGGagaaattgagtggcatgggtttaaatggccagaaataTGCTGCAAATCATATCTGTGTTGTGATGTACTTGCTGTATATGTATGGGATATCTTGCTGGACTTCTCGCTAAATAAACCTTCTCACTGAACCTTGGTACAtataataatacatttaaatgGAACTTTTCCCCCATGTTGTCCTTTCCCTTTCTTTGTCTAGCATTAATCTAACTTGCTATTTCAAGTTACTTCTGACTCTGCTTTTGCGTCGGCCTTCATGGTCTAATCCAGATTCATAAAACAAAATTCCTTCTCTCCTTGGTTTCCATTGCTGATCATCTGAAATCCGAACCAGCCCTCCATTTCTCACCAGCCCTCCAATTAAATTAGTTTTTTTCCCCATTAACTTTTATTGGAAGCCCTCATTGTTTTTGAGCATTCTATTTAGTCATTCTCTCCTCGGTTTGAACATCTACCCATCACATCAGAACCCATAACTTGTTAGCAGTGTTGATAGATACAAGTTCTGCTCATTGCCTTAAAAGTACTCTTCAAATGTCCTACAGTTGAGGAGTGGAGAGATGACATTGGTCAGAGGTCAGGGACATGAAGTTTTCCATCTCTGAAGTAGCCTAAAGAACCAGTTATATTTTTACATCAATCCGATGTTTCTAATCAAAATcttcagttctttttttttaaactttcaaccCTCTAGCTCACTCTGCAATTatacccacgtgaccaattaacctgccgACCccttggaaagtgggaggaaaccggagcgccggaggaaacccacgcagacatggggagagcatacaaattccCCACACacagctccagattcgaaccagGTGTTGTAATAgcgctgtgctaactgctgcgcCTCTTGTATTTCTGGCCCACAGTTTACAGATTCGTTGCATCAGTCTCCAAATTTGGGATTGGGATCCACCTGCAAGTTATAATGAGTGGGTTGAATGAGAGAAACACCAGAGTtggaagatgctggaatcctgagatgacaaagagttgctggaggaactcagcaggtcagacagcatccatggatagaaatggtcttGCTAGAGAGACCCAACCTGGAATGTtgagtgaccatttctaccctgttgagttcctccaggatcttTGGCTGCAGTAGGTGTTTTAAAGAAGAAGGTTACAGGCAGAGAGCTACCAATCCAAGAATTTATGTAATTCCTTTTCCCTCTGATTCAGTTGGAGAGCCCTATTTCCCGTGAGAAACTGGGCCATTCTTCCAGACTCACTCCGGATGGTGTCTGGAGAACATCAACTTTAAGTTGTTTAACTTACTTCTTAATGTTGGATATATTTTGTATCCAAAAAAGCAGTTCCACTCTTCCCCTTCTTTGAATTGTTGCCTGCAACGTTCTGGCACAACTCCATTCCAGTAACTGAAAGCATAAAGAATGGTTTTAGTCATTTCACCCTGACATGATCCTATCTTTCAAAGCAGAGCAGCCCTTTAAGTAAGCAATCTCAGGGAAGTAGAAGGCCGTGGATTAATATGTTTCTCCTCAGAACCTCACAGTGTCCCAAAGCATGATGTGATGCTTTGCTGCAATGTTGGAAACTGATTAGCAAGCTTGCACGGAGAGCTCAAAGCCAGGCAAACGGAACTCCACCATACTTTCATCAGCGTATCATCAGGGGTTATGTTCAAGGTCACATCCAAAGGGCAGCACCGCCTCAGTACTGCAGAGAGCTGTATGAAGTGCCCATATGGAGCTTTCTCACTCTGCTGAGACCCAATTCTTGCAACTCCACCGCTGAACTATCATCACAATTGTTAGCTCCTGCCATGTCATTCCGGCAAACAAGTCTTCATTTCGAACCATCTCCAGAAACTGAATCACCGAAAATTAATATTTATGCCTTCTTCATTAAGAGTGATCTGGAGCTGGTAGGTAATAATCCCCATGTGTCAGGAACACCTATTGTGATGTGTTGCGCAGGAAGCAGATTTGTTAGATTGGAAGGTGGCTATCAGGGCCAGAGGTGCTCAGTTAGATTTGGAAACAAATCCTTCAGAATATGGGATTGCTGTTACAAAAACAGCATACAGAACACACATACATTTCCTGATTAGGTTTCTATAATAAatacatagaaccacagaacactgcaatacagaaacaggcctttcaacccttctagtctgtgctaaactattattctgcctagtcccatttacctacatccagtccttagccctcccatctatgtacctgtccaaatgtttcttaaatgtgcaATTTGAGCCCGctgtcagctggcagctcgttccactctcccatcactctctatgtgaaaaggttccccctcatgttccctttaaacctttcccctttcacccttaacccttgtcttctagttcttgtctcacttaccctcagtggaaaagcataTTTGCATGTACTATGCCCCTaatgtcaaatctcccctcattttccaatgctccagggaataaagttctaacctgtttaaccttaacctttccctgtaactcagctcctcgagtccaggcagcatccaagTGAATCTTGTATAAGCCCTCAACAGGAAATGTTTGGCAGCAACATATCTGTACCTTATCCCTTTTTTGATTGCATCAGTGGGGGCACACGATACTGTGTCGATGCAGTCCGTCCTCTGGTATTGTTTGTTGTCCAGAAACCAGCCTGAATCAGCCAGTCCGCGCACCTGCACGCCACGTACTCCCAGCTCCACAAGTTGCTTAGCCACCCGGTCGACGTTCAGGAGAACTCCAGTTCCTCCCGCACTGAACAAACACAATCGGAGACATTGTCATTCaccctcagcaggtcacacattgCGCAAAGCTCAATGAAGTAGTGCACAAGTTGTCAGCAATGTCAAACAGggaccacagatggtgacatgtAATCCTTCAGTAATAGTATTTTttaagaacattacagtacataaataGGCCcgtcagcccatctagtctgtgctgaactattattatgCCAAGTCCTACTGccttgcacccagcccatagtcttccatgcccctcccatccacgtacctgtccaaatttttcttaaatgtcaaagtcaagcccaccttcaccacttcagatggcagcttgttccactctcccacctctctgtgtgtgaagaagttccccctcatgttccccctaaacttctcccctttcacccttaacctatgccctctggtttgtatctcacctaacctccatggaaaaagcctacttgcatttattctatctatacctcgcataattttgtaaacttctatcaaatctcctctcattcttctacactccagggaataaagtcctaacctgtttaactccaTGGAATTCCAGAGAGAAGGCAGACAGTATTATGTCTCATCAGAATGAGTTCTTCCCTGACCAAGTTTCCAATGATTTGGTGGTATATCAGGACTACAACGCTGAGCCTGTTAATGTTTGGGAAGGGTTATTCAGACTCTGGAGGGTatgcaaaggaggttcaccaggttgattccagagatgagaggcttagcctctgaggagagattgagtcgactGGGTCTGTTCTTGTTGAAATGTTGAAGGATGAGGGAAGGCCTTTTAGACACATAAAGTTTTGAAAAGCATATatagaagcaggaaagttgttACCACAGGCAGGCGAGGCTATAACTGGGCTACCTCATCTCAAGATTAGGGGCGTAGATTTAGGAgggactgcttctcccagagaagagtgaatctgtggaattctctgcccaaggaaacaaGAGACGGCTTCACTAATTGGCATGGAgagatagatttttgaaaaaaTAGGGAAGGTGAGGGTTACAGGGAAAATGCAGGAtcatggagctgagtccacagccacaTTAGCTGTGATCTTATTGAGCAGCTCGACAGAtgggatggccaactcctgctcctgtttcttatgttcttataaacATAAAATGAGTAAATTATCCCAGAAtagttatacatatttattttatactaTATTGTTATGTACCTTGTTGTTTATTATGTGCTAGGTGAGAAATGTATTatatgtgtgcaccgtggtctggagaaacaatgttctgtctggttgt
This genomic window from Narcine bancroftii isolate sNarBan1 chromosome 3, sNarBan1.hap1, whole genome shotgun sequence contains:
- the notum1a gene encoding palmitoleoyl-protein carboxylesterase notum1a isoform X1, whose translation is MGSDLQVTPRLWRPLLLLVVLLQIGGFSEARKSWRAGRQSSHYRRAQGPLSRDRNQHHQPGTAATEESFTLDFTAVEGNIDNFMAQIKSLAQSLYPCSAQKLNDDMKLHFLANSSVTCNDGTSAGYYIKESKGSRRWLIFLEGGWYCFSKENCDTRYSTMHRLMSSTNWPHSKTGTGILSAQPEENPYWWNANIVFIPYCSSDVWSGASQKSKRSEYAFMGALIIQEVIKELLTKGLENAKILLLAGTSAGGTGVLLNVDRVAKQLVELGVRGVQVRGLADSGWFLDNKQYQRTDCIDTVSCAPTDAIKKGISYWNGVVPERCRQQFKEGEEWNCFFGYKIYPTLRSPMFVVQWLFDEAQLTVDNVHLTGQPVQEGQWNYIQNLGRELKNTLKDVPAVFAPACLSHEVITKSYWLNLQVKGVSLPRALHCWDRSLQDSNKNGKNSLKGCPIHLTDSCHWPHCNPTCPTIRDQYTGQEMTVIQFLMHMGFDIQKMAQQQGLEVSKLLGMLSSES